The window ATAACACACACCCACTCCATCACATTATACAGAAGCCTCttaaggtttttaaaataaaagtaagcTGGCAGTTATGAGGCAGCCGTGAAGGGCCCACTGAGTAGTAAGTAGTGTGTATAGAGTAGTGTAGGATGGAAAAGTATATGTCAACTGGAAACCTGGGTTTAGTCTGATTGTTTGAGAGGTGTGGGATTCAGGGTTggggaccacacacacacacacacacacacacataaaaataaaaggaagagTGGGCAAGAGAAAGAGTTGCTATATGTTTCTGAATATAGATTATGCAATAGTCATACAAATAATAAGTTCCTGACTCAACATCCTCCCACCCTCTACTTCACAGTTAGATGAAGGAGAGGGTGGGAGAGTATAGGCTACTGggcgatagatagatagatagatagatagatagatagatagatagatagatagatagatagatagatagatagatagatagatagatagatagatagatagataggcaaATTAAGaagtaaataaacaaaaaaagcattgtGTGTTGAAAAATGATTAAATGGGCATCTTACGTGATAATTGCTTTTACTGTAGTTAGACCAAATGAACAGCAGCGAGTCACCGAAGGAGTTGagcaattaaaaataatttattttgaaagcatcATCTCAAGTGCGTGTCACTATACAACAATAATGCATTATAGAATATAGAATTCAGTGCTTAATACGTTTTTTATTCGCTCTGTAACACTTCGTCTCGTATTATTGTCCTACTGAATTGGACATTTGTCCAGTGCTTTGCCGGGCTTTCTTGCCGTACTTGGCCCAATGACTTGTCGAAGATCTGTACTAAAACTCGGCCTGCGGGCTAGTGGGTACAGGGCGCCGCAGGCATCATCGCTCCGCTGCGTCTGCCTGCCCCTCCCAGGGACACTGCCTACCCGCATAGCCTGGTACGAACAGAGGGAGACTTTGCGGTGCTGAGACGGGCTAGTTTCAGTCGGAAGCCCGCCTCGCTTTGCCAAAGTCTCAAAGACTTTCTCTAGATTCGTGCTTTCCTTTGCAGACGTTTCAAAATACGCACAGTCATCACCGAGGGCTTGGAGCACTTCTGCAGTGTATATTTCTCTCTCAGTCTCCAGGAGATCAACCTTGTTGGCGCAGACCACTAGGGGGACTTGCAGCTGTGCGCACGGCTCTTGCACAGAGGATTTGGTGAGCTTGGATTTAGCGGCCAAAATCTCCTTTCGCAGGGCGCACACCTCTTCGAAAGAGCTCCGGTCATCTAGACTGAATACTAGAAGAAAAATGTCTCCTGCAAAAATGGGAAAGAAAATCAATTAATTTCCTTTCATAGTTGATGCAGCATTAAGTGAGAGAATTAAGCTTTTACgcatgtagcctacataactTGCAATTATCTTTGCGTCATGAACAAATACAGAAACTGACAAACAATTCTAAGTATTTGCAAGACCGAGATTATTACCCATTATGATCCAATTATCACGCACCAGTGAGGATAGAGAGCCTCCGCTTGGCTGGGAAATCCCGTTCCCTAGACGCGTCCAGGACGTCAATTTGGTAGGTCTCTCCGCGGATACGAAACAGTTTGCTGAGGAAATCCTCGGAGGTGGGATTGTACTCCTCCACAAATCCGTCCCGGAGGTACCTTCTTAGGATAGAGGTCTTGCCAACCCGTGGCGCACCAAGAACCACGATGCGCTTACAGTTCTGCGGTTTGGTCGGTGCTTGCTCCTGGCCAATCTGCCTCTGCCGGGTTTGACCGTGGAGAAACAGAGATGCCAGCTGATCCAGTGGGGATCTCTTGCAGAGATGGCTGCTGTTGGGAGTGGATAGTTGCCTTACGGCTGCCCCTGAACAcgtctttttttcctgtttccacTGAGACGAGGCCACTTTAAGTATTCCCAAACCCGCTTTAATTCCCGATGAACTAAGGTTCTGAGACGCGTTTTTGTAAGACAGTAAGACTTTGGAGGTCCCGGCGCACTGTCCGTCCATGTTACCATGAAACTGGGGAACAGTGGAGCTGAGCTGGTGCGCAACAGGCATGGAGGTGGTCTGTGAGCCGG of the Etheostoma spectabile isolate EspeVRDwgs_2016 chromosome 2, UIUC_Espe_1.0, whole genome shotgun sequence genome contains:
- the rasd2b gene encoding GTP-binding protein Rhes; its protein translation is MERGSISTGSQTTSMPVAHQLSSTVPQFHGNMDGQCAGTSKVLLSYKNASQNLSSSGIKAGLGILKVASSQWKQEKKTCSGAAVRQLSTPNSSHLCKRSPLDQLASLFLHGQTRQRQIGQEQAPTKPQNCKRIVVLGAPRVGKTSILRRYLRDGFVEEYNPTSEDFLSKLFRIRGETYQIDVLDASRERDFPAKRRLSILTGDIFLLVFSLDDRSSFEEVCALRKEILAAKSKLTKSSVQEPCAQLQVPLVVCANKVDLLETEREIYTAEVLQALGDDCAYFETSAKESTNLEKVFETLAKRGGLPTETSPSQHRKVSLCSYQAMRVGSVPGRGRQTQRSDDACGALYPLARRPSFSTDLRQVIGPSTARKPGKALDKCPIQ